A window of the Desulfobacula toluolica Tol2 genome harbors these coding sequences:
- a CDS encoding 2-oxoacid:acceptor oxidoreductase family protein, which translates to MERSRLVFSGSGGQGVITAAIILAKAAAIFEHKNAIQSQSYGAAARGGITRSDVIIDDSKIFFPKVTQPNILVSLTQESYNNFASIIRPGGLLLVDSKYVTIENKVVAKHISLPMYDTVIKEIKTPIVFNICMLGTLIGISELIKPESIIKVLENIIPEEFMEMNQKALNIGLEMGGKKKY; encoded by the coding sequence ATGGAACGGTCACGATTGGTTTTTTCAGGTTCAGGAGGCCAAGGCGTCATAACTGCTGCCATCATACTTGCAAAGGCTGCTGCGATTTTTGAACATAAAAATGCCATTCAGTCCCAAAGTTATGGTGCGGCTGCAAGGGGCGGCATCACCAGAAGTGATGTCATTATTGATGATTCTAAAATATTTTTTCCCAAAGTAACACAACCCAATATTCTGGTCAGCCTGACCCAGGAAAGCTACAATAATTTTGCTTCCATCATCAGGCCGGGGGGACTGCTTTTGGTGGATTCAAAATATGTCACCATTGAAAACAAAGTAGTGGCAAAACATATCAGTCTCCCCATGTATGATACAGTTATAAAAGAGATCAAAACACCCATTGTGTTTAATATCTGCATGCTTGGAACCCTGATAGGGATTTCAGAACTCATCAAGCCTGAATCCATTATAAAAGTTCTTGAAAACATCATTCCCGAAGAATTTATGGAGATGAACCAAAAAGCCCTGAATATAGGATTAGAAATGGGTGGAAAGAAAAAATATTAA
- a CDS encoding 4Fe-4S dicluster domain-containing protein: MGKGKTSKHLIDKEWCKGCGICIHFCPKNVLEFDEYGKAQAIRPEDCILCKLCEIRCPDLAIQVMEKEEGEEKNE; encoded by the coding sequence ATGGGAAAAGGCAAAACGTCTAAACATTTAATTGACAAGGAATGGTGCAAAGGGTGTGGTATCTGCATTCATTTTTGTCCAAAAAATGTACTTGAATTTGATGAGTACGGAAAGGCACAAGCAATAAGGCCTGAGGATTGTATTTTATGCAAACTGTGCGAAATTAGATGCCCCGATTTAGCAATACAAGTCATGGAAAAAGAGGAAGGGGAAGAGAAAAATGAATAA
- a CDS encoding 2-oxoacid:ferredoxin oxidoreductase subunit beta produces the protein MTKKPFDVKDYIRSRFFPHLWCPGCGHGIVLSALLRAVHELELDKNEIVVTSGIGCSSRISGYVDFHSLHTIHGRALAFATGVKLSKPNLKAIVPMGDGDALAIGGNHFIHAARRNIDITAIVMNNKIYGMTGGQFSPLSGCGKKATTAPFSSIDRSFDIAELARGAGASFVARSTVYHANECKDFIKKGITHKGFSVVEILTQCPTHYGRKNKEGDAIQMMEGYKTQTAKIGSKKLEKNPGLIQRGIFVENTDIPEYCEAYDQIIEKAKKGTA, from the coding sequence ATGACAAAAAAACCATTTGACGTTAAAGACTATATTCGATCACGGTTCTTTCCCCATCTCTGGTGTCCCGGCTGCGGTCATGGAATCGTTTTGAGTGCCTTGCTGCGGGCGGTTCATGAACTTGAGCTGGATAAAAATGAAATCGTTGTAACTTCGGGTATCGGTTGTTCATCCAGGATTTCAGGATATGTTGATTTTCACTCACTGCATACCATCCATGGAAGGGCACTTGCCTTTGCAACAGGGGTTAAGCTGTCAAAACCCAATTTAAAAGCCATTGTTCCCATGGGGGATGGAGATGCCCTTGCCATTGGCGGCAACCATTTTATACATGCGGCCAGACGAAACATAGACATTACAGCCATTGTGATGAACAACAAAATTTACGGCATGACAGGCGGACAGTTTTCTCCTTTGTCCGGCTGCGGTAAAAAAGCCACAACCGCACCTTTTTCAAGTATTGACAGAAGTTTTGACATTGCCGAACTGGCCAGGGGTGCAGGTGCGAGCTTTGTGGCCAGATCCACTGTATACCATGCCAATGAATGTAAGGATTTTATAAAAAAAGGTATCACCCACAAAGGATTTTCAGTTGTGGAAATCCTGACCCAATGTCCGACCCATTATGGAAGAAAAAACAAAGAAGGGGATGCCATCCAGATGATGGAAGGGTATAAAACCCAAACCGCTAAAATAGGCTCCAAAAAACTGGAAAAAAATCCAGGGTTGATCCAGAGAGGAATTTTTGTTGAAAATACGGATATCCCGGAATATTGTGAGGCATATGATCAAATTATTGAAAAAGCAAAGAAAGGAACAGCATAA
- a CDS encoding glycosyltransferase family 2 protein has product MNDKTNENLVSVILPSFNRAWALKDALDSVFSQDYPHIELIVIDDGSTDHTQKLLEKYKEEYKNKLIVLKQENSGVSAARNAGIKNSRGAFIALLDSDDTWDKRKISCQVAFFKRHSEALICQTEEIWIRNGKRVNPKVKHKKPSGMIFEPSLNLCLVSPSAVMMRKQLFELKGYFNEEFIVCEDYDLWLRVSSTIPIFLIDKPYTIKRGGHKDQLSSFHSQDKFRIRSLSALLESNSLTQDQVEKTKKVLKKKCTIYGNGCIKRGKEEEGEYYLNLGLSV; this is encoded by the coding sequence ATGAATGATAAAACAAATGAAAATCTTGTCAGTGTTATTCTGCCCTCATTCAACCGTGCATGGGCATTAAAAGACGCCTTGGACTCCGTTTTTTCACAGGATTATCCCCATATCGAACTGATTGTGATAGATGACGGATCAACAGACCATACGCAAAAATTGCTTGAGAAATATAAAGAGGAATATAAAAATAAACTCATTGTTTTAAAACAGGAAAATTCAGGGGTCAGCGCTGCAAGAAATGCAGGGATAAAAAATAGCAGAGGGGCATTTATTGCCTTGCTGGATTCCGATGACACCTGGGATAAAAGAAAAATATCCTGCCAGGTGGCATTTTTTAAGCGCCATTCAGAGGCCCTTATTTGTCAGACCGAAGAGATCTGGATCAGGAATGGCAAGCGGGTTAATCCAAAAGTCAAACACAAGAAACCTTCCGGGATGATATTTGAACCCTCATTGAATCTTTGCCTGGTAAGCCCGTCTGCAGTGATGATGCGAAAACAATTGTTTGAATTAAAAGGGTATTTTAATGAAGAATTTATTGTTTGTGAGGATTATGATCTATGGCTCCGTGTCAGTTCCACCATTCCGATTTTTTTGATTGATAAGCCCTATACCATAAAGCGGGGAGGACATAAAGATCAACTTTCAAGCTTTCATTCTCAGGATAAATTCAGAATTCGTTCATTATCAGCTCTTCTGGAATCAAACAGTCTGACGCAAGATCAGGTTGAAAAAACAAAAAAGGTCTTGAAAAAAAAATGCACCATATATGGGAATGGCTGCATAAAACGCGGAAAAGAAGAAGAAGGGGAATACTATTTGAATCTGGGTTTATCGGTTTAA
- a CDS encoding 2-oxoacid:acceptor oxidoreductase subunit alpha produces MNNEQDVRFIQGNEACVEGALYAGIDFFAGYPITPSTEIAETLALRLPQKGGKFIQMEDEIASMAAVIGASLTGKKAMTATSGPGFSLKQEALGYACMAEIPCVIANVQRGGPSTGNPTHVSQGDINQARWGTHGDHAIIALTASNHQDIFKITVDAFNMAETYRTPVILLLDEVIGHMREKLVIPEPGEIPVVERLRTSVKKGVDYHPYLPREDGRLPMSDFGGEHRYNVTGLFHDMWGFPSNNPRIVDGLLRHLMDKIENNINDISMYKEYWLDDAEYILISYGSSARSAIHMAKNRRSWGVKIGVLELQTLWPFPSGMVREKCARAKAVIVVEMNMGQVVTQVKNAVNNPNAVFLANRVDGELISPTNIKSILRMIQGKGV; encoded by the coding sequence ATGAATAATGAACAGGATGTAAGGTTTATTCAGGGAAACGAAGCCTGCGTGGAAGGCGCTCTCTATGCCGGGATTGATTTTTTCGCAGGATACCCGATCACCCCATCCACTGAAATTGCAGAAACCCTTGCATTGAGGCTTCCCCAAAAAGGCGGCAAATTCATCCAGATGGAGGATGAAATCGCATCAATGGCTGCCGTTATAGGCGCCTCTCTCACAGGAAAAAAGGCAATGACAGCCACATCCGGCCCTGGCTTTTCTCTTAAACAGGAAGCCTTAGGCTATGCATGCATGGCTGAAATCCCCTGTGTTATTGCCAATGTACAGCGCGGCGGCCCTTCAACAGGCAATCCCACCCATGTAAGCCAGGGAGATATTAATCAAGCCAGATGGGGAACACATGGAGATCATGCCATAATTGCGCTTACCGCATCCAATCATCAGGACATTTTTAAAATCACAGTTGACGCCTTTAATATGGCTGAAACCTATCGAACCCCGGTTATCCTACTGCTGGATGAAGTCATCGGACATATGCGGGAAAAACTTGTGATTCCGGAACCCGGTGAAATTCCCGTTGTGGAACGCCTCAGAACCTCGGTCAAAAAAGGGGTGGATTATCATCCATACCTTCCAAGAGAAGACGGTCGGCTGCCCATGTCTGATTTCGGCGGTGAACACCGTTATAATGTTACCGGACTATTCCACGACATGTGGGGTTTTCCCAGCAACAACCCCAGAATTGTTGACGGACTCTTAAGACACCTGATGGATAAAATAGAAAACAATATTAATGACATCAGCATGTATAAAGAATACTGGCTGGATGATGCGGAATATATTCTGATCTCTTATGGATCTTCTGCCAGATCCGCTATTCACATGGCAAAAAACAGGCGTTCATGGGGAGTTAAGATAGGGGTTCTGGAATTACAGACCCTCTGGCCCTTTCCTTCTGGTATGGTCAGGGAAAAATGCGCGAGAGCCAAAGCAGTTATCGTGGTTGAAATGAATATGGGCCAGGTGGTCACCCAGGTCAAAAATGCAGTCAACAACCCCAATGCTGTTTTTCTTGCAAACAGGGTGGACGGAGAATTGATTTCACCGACTAATATTAAAAGCATTCTAAGGATGATCCAGGGAAAAGGGGTATGA
- a CDS encoding sigma-54-dependent transcriptional regulator: MIKYSIAIVDDEEIIRDALDITLSDQYDIILFESAESFLASLEQQTPDLVLMDIGLPIMTGIEALEILKQKHNDIPVIMITAYEDINMVIRSMKIGAFDFILKPINLDILELTIQKAISSIALIKEVKILQEKYLQDNLPCFIGESKNIENVMDFINMVSKSSDTPIMILGETGTGKELIAKAIHARSPVFQGPFIPVNCSAFPEDLIESELFGYESGAFSGASSQGKKGFIEEADGGTLFLDEVADLSLAGQAKLLRFLEDGEFYKVGGTKRYHVRTRVVSATNKKIDDLVDEEKFRKDLYFRLCVIKAEVPSLNERKEDILPLAKHFLHEFNKKFSKTLKGFSKDAENHLLSYEFTGNARELKNMVERAVLISKTDRLELDKLKGAPTLINDTPPLDIKQDHKLGPEGIDLDQLLETTEKKYMEQALEFSKGNESKAARLLNMNHHTFRYRWKKISKK, encoded by the coding sequence ATGATAAAGTATTCCATTGCCATTGTTGATGATGAAGAGATCATCCGGGATGCGCTTGATATAACACTTTCCGATCAATATGATATAATCCTTTTCGAAAGCGCGGAATCTTTTTTAGCGTCCCTTGAACAACAAACCCCGGATCTGGTGTTGATGGATATCGGCCTTCCCATAATGACTGGTATAGAGGCTCTTGAAATCCTGAAACAAAAACATAATGACATTCCCGTTATTATGATAACTGCATATGAAGATATTAATATGGTGATCCGGTCCATGAAAATCGGGGCGTTTGATTTTATTTTGAAACCCATTAATCTCGATATCCTTGAACTTACCATTCAAAAGGCTATTTCGTCTATTGCTCTGATAAAGGAAGTCAAAATTCTCCAGGAAAAGTATCTTCAAGATAACCTGCCCTGTTTTATCGGGGAGAGCAAGAATATTGAAAATGTAATGGATTTTATTAATATGGTTTCAAAAAGTTCTGATACGCCTATTATGATTTTGGGGGAAACCGGCACGGGAAAAGAACTTATTGCAAAGGCCATCCACGCCAGAAGTCCTGTTTTTCAAGGGCCGTTTATTCCTGTAAATTGTTCGGCATTTCCCGAAGACCTTATTGAGTCAGAGCTTTTCGGATATGAATCAGGTGCCTTTTCCGGGGCCAGCAGCCAGGGAAAGAAAGGATTTATAGAAGAGGCGGATGGCGGCACCCTTTTTTTGGACGAGGTGGCGGATTTGAGTCTGGCGGGCCAGGCAAAGCTGTTGAGATTTTTAGAAGACGGGGAATTCTACAAGGTGGGCGGAACCAAAAGATACCATGTCAGGACTCGTGTTGTTTCAGCAACAAATAAAAAAATTGATGATCTTGTGGATGAGGAAAAATTCAGAAAAGATTTGTATTTCAGGTTGTGTGTGATCAAGGCTGAAGTTCCGTCCCTGAATGAACGAAAAGAGGATATCCTTCCTCTTGCCAAACATTTTTTGCATGAATTTAATAAAAAATTTTCAAAAACTTTAAAAGGATTTTCTAAAGATGCGGAAAATCATCTTTTGTCCTATGAATTCACTGGCAATGCCAGGGAATTGAAAAACATGGTCGAACGGGCCGTACTTATTTCAAAAACAGATCGGCTGGAGCTGGATAAACTCAAGGGGGCACCAACTTTAATAAATGATACCCCACCGCTTGACATCAAACAGGATCATAAGCTTGGCCCTGAGGGAATTGATCTTGACCAATTGCTTGAAACCACTGAAAAAAAATATATGGAACAGGCTCTTGAATTTTCCAAAGGCAATGAAAGCAAAGCCGCAAGATTGTTAAACATGAACCATCATACTTTTAGATACCGGTGGAAAAAGATTTCTAAAAAATAA
- a CDS encoding response regulator, with product MKSEYQHKVLIVDNDDRINETINQVLQMEEIQAVFADSGESALEEIKKTNRPFSLIIADQNLPGMKGTKFFEHTKKLTPETARFMITGHMQVETIINAVNKGAIQRYNVKPWQYDDLVEAIKTGIKQYEFFLDYENLLTLAKKQNAELYELACELTETTKSHGRILHELDNDIERIKKEIKNLLSHPTNQNILPDEIEKIETLFSETIKEMYGQFKELGYRNGFDMPHIQYERK from the coding sequence ATGAAATCTGAATATCAACACAAAGTACTGATAGTTGACAATGACGACCGAATCAATGAAACCATTAATCAAGTTCTTCAAATGGAAGAAATTCAGGCTGTTTTTGCAGACAGTGGGGAATCCGCACTTGAGGAAATTAAAAAAACGAACCGCCCCTTTTCATTAATCATTGCAGATCAAAATTTGCCGGGTATGAAAGGAACCAAGTTTTTTGAGCATACAAAGAAACTCACCCCGGAGACTGCCCGTTTTATGATTACAGGCCATATGCAAGTGGAAACCATTATTAATGCCGTCAATAAAGGTGCAATTCAAAGGTATAATGTCAAACCATGGCAATATGATGATCTTGTCGAGGCTATCAAGACCGGTATTAAACAGTATGAATTCTTTTTAGACTATGAAAACCTTTTAACTCTTGCCAAAAAACAGAATGCTGAATTATATGAACTTGCTTGTGAATTAACAGAGACAACAAAAAGTCATGGCAGGATACTCCACGAACTTGATAATGATATTGAACGAATTAAAAAAGAAATTAAAAATCTTTTATCCCATCCCACAAATCAGAATATACTTCCGGATGAAATCGAAAAAATTGAGACTCTTTTTTCAGAGACCATTAAAGAGATGTATGGCCAATTCAAGGAATTAGGCTATAGAAACGGTTTTGATATGCCTCATATACAATATGAAAGAAAATAA
- a CDS encoding flagellar assembly protein A — translation MERKRPKAIILENNDTVRKHAKSILNKEGWTVICEQIPEDAMNTLCQASKTIPFALVISNFKLPEMGNNDILQKVKLISPLTQRMLLVSADKLETLIHAVNKANIHACITSPFKDEDLIDQTRNCFRQFKHALKRQQLKRVVLHQNKQLLEITQKLKKKETAYTHLINEKKNQILRLKSKKREIEAAHDLNINISLSRLMDDKGIMPSQDAFKKEFIALYETIQNFFDQLSNKYHSDPINLNLEEILYPEKYDAQQAPQTNQPEYPELIEKILKSAFIHRANTKKQDHDLIFEPNNTMINTKEFIMDKYFEISISEDQTKAYVQKIKRADHNKPLPNFFNLLDLLKQNRICHGILDDESIKAWIAKPSAEKFLIAKGTNPIYGRDAKITFYFKTDFTDPGKIEKNGSINFRERGEISHVKKGNLLVQKVPAQDCKPGISIFGVPITVDEPMESIFIPGSGTKISEDGLRLYAAIDGQPHIDALCTVSVNPELVIPGDVDFKTGNINFEGDIIVKGTIKEGFTVKGINLTAREIEGATIDLSGNLKVSAGIKGSSISTHGNIYAKFINHSNIMGFGDLIISKEIIDSDILLSGACLNQTGHIISSQITARLGIEAGNIGTHASISSKLKIGTNDHIEAIEKQISKALKISVDASNVLRDEIKKLEHQDQELYRQISENAHIQDRAQIEIKELKKNLADIETSTKIEKLIEAVKNSEQELNTAFKIQDKIADKIEQIKTQLTEMEEKNKQLVIKKTALKEFSKKDITRALVTIAKTITQNSAIMGPNSSIIIKEDISRCKIQEIVSSANDGKLHEMNISAI, via the coding sequence ATGGAAAGAAAAAGACCTAAAGCCATCATCCTTGAAAACAATGACACTGTCCGGAAGCATGCCAAATCCATCTTGAATAAAGAGGGATGGACGGTAATTTGTGAACAAATACCCGAAGATGCAATGAACACCCTTTGTCAAGCATCTAAAACAATACCCTTTGCTCTGGTCATAAGCAACTTTAAACTGCCTGAAATGGGAAACAATGATATTCTGCAAAAGGTAAAACTCATATCTCCACTAACTCAAAGAATGCTGCTGGTATCGGCTGACAAACTCGAAACTTTGATCCATGCCGTTAACAAAGCGAATATTCATGCATGTATCACCTCACCATTTAAAGATGAGGATCTGATTGATCAAACCAGGAATTGTTTTCGACAATTCAAACATGCATTAAAAAGGCAACAATTAAAACGTGTAGTGCTTCATCAAAACAAACAATTGCTTGAAATCACACAAAAACTCAAAAAAAAAGAGACCGCATATACGCATCTTATTAATGAAAAAAAAAATCAAATATTGAGACTGAAATCAAAAAAAAGAGAAATTGAAGCCGCTCATGATTTAAATATCAATATATCCCTTTCTCGCCTAATGGACGATAAAGGGATCATGCCATCACAAGATGCGTTTAAGAAAGAGTTTATTGCTCTTTATGAAACCATCCAGAACTTTTTTGATCAACTGAGCAACAAATACCATTCAGATCCGATAAATCTTAATCTGGAAGAAATTTTATATCCTGAAAAATACGATGCCCAACAAGCCCCCCAAACGAACCAACCAGAATACCCCGAACTTATAGAAAAAATTTTAAAATCAGCTTTCATCCATAGGGCAAATACAAAAAAACAGGATCATGATCTGATATTTGAACCCAATAATACCATGATAAATACCAAAGAATTTATTATGGACAAGTACTTTGAAATTTCAATTTCTGAAGATCAGACAAAGGCTTATGTTCAAAAAATCAAGAGGGCTGATCATAACAAACCATTGCCCAATTTTTTCAACCTTCTTGACCTGCTGAAACAAAATAGAATTTGCCATGGGATTCTCGATGATGAGAGCATTAAAGCCTGGATTGCCAAACCATCTGCAGAAAAATTTCTCATTGCCAAAGGGACAAATCCGATTTATGGCCGTGATGCTAAAATAACTTTTTATTTTAAAACTGATTTTACAGATCCCGGAAAAATCGAAAAAAACGGCAGCATTAATTTCAGGGAAAGGGGAGAGATCTCCCATGTCAAAAAGGGAAACCTTCTTGTCCAAAAAGTACCGGCACAAGACTGCAAACCCGGCATTTCCATCTTTGGTGTCCCAATCACTGTGGATGAACCAATGGAAAGTATTTTCATCCCCGGTTCTGGAACTAAAATATCAGAAGATGGCTTAAGACTGTATGCCGCTATTGATGGCCAACCACACATAGATGCCCTATGTACTGTTTCGGTTAACCCGGAACTTGTCATCCCGGGTGATGTAGATTTTAAAACCGGCAATATCAACTTTGAAGGGGATATTATTGTCAAAGGCACTATCAAAGAAGGATTCACCGTAAAGGGAATAAACCTGACTGCCCGAGAAATAGAAGGAGCTACCATAGATCTGTCAGGAAATTTGAAAGTTTCTGCAGGAATTAAAGGCTCAAGCATTTCAACCCATGGAAACATTTATGCAAAATTTATCAATCATTCCAATATCATGGGATTTGGAGACCTGATTATATCAAAGGAAATTATTGACTCGGACATTTTATTGAGCGGGGCTTGCCTAAATCAGACAGGCCATATTATTTCTTCCCAAATTACTGCCAGACTGGGTATTGAAGCAGGCAATATCGGTACACACGCTTCAATATCGTCCAAACTCAAAATAGGTACAAATGATCATATAGAGGCAATTGAAAAACAAATTAGTAAGGCTTTGAAAATATCGGTTGATGCATCCAACGTATTAAGAGATGAAATTAAAAAGCTTGAGCATCAGGATCAGGAACTCTACCGGCAGATATCTGAAAACGCCCATATACAGGATCGCGCCCAGATAGAAATAAAGGAATTAAAAAAAAATCTGGCAGATATCGAAACATCAACTAAAATAGAAAAGCTGATCGAAGCAGTAAAAAATTCTGAGCAGGAATTAAACACTGCTTTTAAAATTCAGGATAAAATAGCCGACAAAATTGAACAAATTAAAACACAACTCACTGAAATGGAAGAAAAAAATAAGCAGCTTGTCATTAAAAAAACTGCATTAAAAGAATTTTCAAAAAAAGACATCACCCGGGCACTTGTCACCATAGCAAAAACCATCACCCAGAATTCAGCCATCATGGGGCCAAACTCTTCCATTATTATAAAAGAAGACATATCCCGGTGCAAAATCCAGGAAATTGTCTCATCAGCGAACGATGGTAAACTCCATGAAATGAATATTTCAGCAATTTAA
- a CDS encoding sensor histidine kinase — protein sequence MEKDLKIKKIERLNLVLRTIRDVGRLLISENNREKLIKGICNILVEKRGYYNAWIGLFSSGKFSGNFSGKASDKIIDLIADSGMDIRFDDVKTNIENQIFTRCVEHTLVSKEVFSTDDPIKECADCLLSENYSHRGALAVRLEYEETNYGFMVVSIPKELALDETEKNIVKEISNDIAFGLYRLELEEKRKFAEQDRKQSQVRFKTLIENSLNCISIIQNHKIVYKKAGLRKIHGLMTDVFQPPGFLDVYVDDRARIKKLYIELLSNKIKHIQTDFRYSPFDEDKADPEIRWAFLSATKINYLGVESVLTNIMDITDSKEGENFLRIQDKMTSLGRVTAGIAHEIRNPLSGIYIYLKALKKIYNQMGDITKVVSIIDKIELASYKIESIIKRVMDFSKPSQPQFIMTNLNDYIDEVTKLTSVTLRKSGIRFEKYLDPNIPKCFAEPHLIEQVILNLITNAAEAMKEFQGEKLIILKTFKKDNNVVISVRDTGPGIPLSGQSKIFDPFYTTKSNSSGIGLSICHRIILDHGGALKFHTTKNGGARFIIELPIEHKEG from the coding sequence GTGGAGAAAGACTTAAAAATAAAAAAGATTGAACGTCTCAACCTGGTTTTGAGAACAATCCGGGATGTGGGAAGGCTTTTGATCAGTGAAAATAACAGGGAAAAATTAATCAAAGGAATTTGTAATATCCTGGTTGAAAAAAGGGGATATTATAATGCCTGGATAGGGTTGTTCAGCTCTGGCAAATTCAGTGGTAATTTTAGTGGCAAAGCCAGTGATAAAATAATTGATCTCATTGCTGATTCCGGCATGGACATCCGGTTTGATGATGTTAAAACAAATATTGAAAACCAGATTTTCACCCGTTGTGTTGAGCATACACTAGTTTCAAAAGAGGTTTTTTCAACTGATGATCCCATTAAAGAATGTGCAGACTGTCTTTTGTCTGAAAATTATTCACACAGAGGCGCTTTGGCCGTCCGGCTGGAATACGAGGAGACGAACTATGGGTTTATGGTCGTGTCAATACCCAAAGAGCTTGCTTTGGATGAAACAGAAAAGAATATTGTAAAAGAAATTTCAAATGATATTGCTTTTGGCCTGTATCGGCTGGAATTGGAAGAAAAAAGAAAGTTTGCGGAACAAGACCGTAAGCAAAGCCAGGTTAGGTTCAAAACCCTTATAGAGAATTCCTTGAATTGCATCTCCATTATACAGAACCATAAAATCGTATATAAAAAAGCCGGGCTTAGAAAGATTCATGGTTTGATGACGGACGTATTTCAACCACCTGGATTTTTAGATGTGTATGTGGATGACCGTGCCCGGATAAAAAAATTGTACATTGAATTGCTGTCAAATAAAATTAAGCATATTCAAACTGATTTCAGATACAGCCCTTTTGATGAGGATAAAGCCGATCCTGAAATCAGGTGGGCTTTCTTAAGCGCGACCAAAATCAATTATCTGGGGGTTGAATCCGTATTGACAAATATCATGGATATCACGGATTCAAAAGAGGGAGAGAATTTTTTAAGGATACAAGACAAAATGACTTCCCTTGGGCGGGTAACAGCAGGCATTGCACATGAAATTAGAAACCCGTTATCCGGAATATATATTTATCTTAAAGCCTTGAAAAAAATTTATAATCAAATGGGGGATATCACAAAGGTGGTATCAATTATTGATAAAATTGAACTGGCGTCATACAAGATCGAATCCATTATAAAACGGGTAATGGATTTTTCAAAACCCAGCCAGCCTCAATTTATCATGACAAATTTGAATGATTATATTGACGAAGTGACAAAACTGACATCGGTTACCTTAAGAAAAAGCGGGATTAGATTTGAAAAATACCTTGATCCGAATATCCCAAAATGCTTTGCAGAACCTCATTTGATAGAACAGGTCATCTTAAATTTGATCACCAATGCGGCAGAAGCAATGAAAGAGTTTCAAGGTGAAAAATTAATAATTCTGAAAACCTTTAAAAAGGATAATAATGTAGTCATAAGTGTAAGGGACACGGGGCCGGGTATACCTTTGTCGGGACAGTCCAAAATTTTTGATCCTTTTTATACGACAAAATCCAATAGTTCCGGTATCGGATTAAGTATTTGTCATCGTATCATTTTAGATCACGGAGGAGCCTTAAAGTTTCATACAACTAAAAACGGTGGAGCCAGGTTTATTATCGAACTGCCCATCGAACATAAAGAGGGGTGA